The Helicobacter fennelliae nucleotide sequence ATAAATTCATTTTTGAGCTGTGTATCCCAGCCTGCTAAGAGTTTGTTATTTGTGAGTTTGTGGATAAGATTCTGTGTTTGCTGTGCTAAAGAGGCTTTGCCAACCATTCCCAAACTCAACTCAAACTGCTCTAAAAACCGAGAGCTTTTATTAATCGCGCCAAATTGCGCATACAAAAACCCGCCATAAGGGTGATCGTTTGCAGGTGGAATGGGCGAGAATCTATCTTTTGGCGCATAGATTTCTTGACTGAGATTTACACTAAATGAAGAGAGATTCTCATCTTTGTGAAACAAAGAAAAAATCCCAAAATACCGCAGAATCTGATTTGCTCTAGAATCTAGCCCAAATGTTTTTGAATAATATGCTAGCCTCGATCCTGCTGTGTAATATTTATCAACGCGACTATCAAAATTTGAGTCATTTTCATAAATAAGATAGAGCGAATGCTTGGAGTGCGTGTTAGTGGCGCGCGTGTCGTATGTGTTGGAGTGCGTTTGATTTGGCTCTATTACTTTATCTACTTCATCGCCATAGCACACGCAAGCCACGCTACACAGCATAATCCCGCATATAAAAACCCTCACAAAAACTCTCGTGAGCTTTTTTGCAATATTTCTTAATTGTTTGAATGTATTTTTGCACTGCGCCATAAATATTATAGAAACTTCCTCACTCAAAATAAAGTGGATTTATAGCATATTTGTTTGTTATTTGAGATAGATTCTGCTTAAACTATATGACAAACCCCGCCAAAAGCAGAATCTATAACAAAACCTATAAAGTCAAAGTGTATTCTATCGGGATCTTAAGTCGCACTTGCTTTGGTGGAAGTGGAAAGTTTTTGTAGGCTTCTTGGATTGTTTTGAGGGCTTGCTGGTTTAAAATATCACCGGTATTTGAGTGAAAAACCTTAAGCGCATGAATGCTTCCATCGGTATTGAGTATAAACTCAACCGTTACAATACCCTGAATCTCGCGAATCCTCGCAAGTCTTGGGTAATGGTGTTTCTTTTTGATCGCCTCTTGGATTTTACCCAAAAACTCATCACTCACGCCCTCATTATATGCTAAAGATTCTTGCGTAGAGCCTTCTGAAGTCTGACTAGATGGTGCGCTTTGCGTGTCTTGCTCTATTGGTGAGGGTGGCGTGTCTTTTTGAGTTACTACTTCTTCTTGTGGAGTTGTATCTTGCTTTGTTTCTTCTTGCTCTTCTTGGATTGGGATAGGATTTTTGGGCTTATGTTTTTTGGGTATTTTTTCTTTTTTGTGTTTGTGCTTTGGCTTTGGCGGTTTGGACTTGGTGGGGGTTGAATATTTTTTTTGATTACTATTTGTATTGAAGCTAGCAAGGCTCATTGTAATTGTATTTGCGCCAACTTGTGCGATTTTGTCTTCTGAAGTAAATATGCCAAAAATACTTGCCAAAATGCCTAAATGCACGATACTTGAGCAAATAAATCCTATGAATACAGGATTTTTAATTTGACTGCGCAGAAATTGAAAAATTTTCATGCCCCTTATCCTTAATAATGCCAATAATCTTTACAAAGCTTTCAAACTTCGCATCTTTGTCGCTTTTGACTTCAATGGGTTGTCTGTCATCAATCCTATTTATCGCCTCTTTGACCTCATCGATTGATTTTTCAACATCATCGATATAGATTTTATTATCCGCACTGATGAGAATCACCATTTTTTTCTCGTCCATTTTCTGCTCGACATTGTCAGCTTGCGGGAGATTGATAGGGATTTTGCCTTGCGCGATAAAAGTCGATACGCTCAAAACAATAGCCAGCAAAACAAGCATAACATCAATCAAAGGAATAATATTAAGCCCTTCAGTGCGTTTGATTTTCAATGTGTATCCTTTATGGTTTGTGTAGCTTGTGTAGTCGCTAAATGCGTGTGTTTATATCGATTTAATATCACATCAATTCTACGCAACAAAAAATTATACACAACTAATGTCGGAATAGCGACAAGCAAACCAAAAGCAGTGGCTTTGAGTGCCAAAGAAAGCCCAACCATAATGGTTTTGGCGTCCATTCCACCGCTCATACCCATATCATAAAAAGTAATCATAATGCCAACAACCGTTCCAAGTAGCCCCACATACGGCGCATTAGAATAAATCACATACAATATAGTGAGATTTTTTGTCAAAGATTCTTCCAAATCATCAATATTCTGAAAAACATCAATATTTATTTTTACAAAATAAATAAACCGCTCAATACTAAACCATACCGCCAAAAAGCTCATAAATCCCAACACACAAAATATAATCAAATCAATATGAACGCGCAAAAATTCCATACCAAAATCCTTACAATTCTAATTTTTTACAAAATTTTATATCACACTATTAACACTCCAAATTACAATCAACAACAAAATACTTCATCTTCAACTGCTGATACAATCATAATCTAGGAATAATTATTAATATCGTGCAATTATATGTTAGCTTTTATAAAAATATTATTAAATATCAATTTATTTTTTGTATAATTGCACTTTACATTATTATAAGTCCATAAATCACAAAACCACTGATCCAAACTTTAGAGAGAATATAGGGAGAAAATTTGGCTAACCACATCAAAATACCGCACGATACCTATGTCAAAGATAAGCTCAAAAAAAATCTCTATGCGTTTATCAATCACGAATCATTCAGTGGAATCCTCATTTTCTTTTGTGTAATTTTTGCCATGCTGATTGCTAATTCTCAATTCTCACACACATATTTTGAGTTTCAAGAGCTAAAAATCGGTGTATTTTGGGGAGAGAGTCAATATGGAATGA carries:
- a CDS encoding lipid A deacylase LpxR family protein; amino-acid sequence: MRVFICGIMLCSVACVCYGDEVDKVIEPNQTHSNTYDTRATNTHSKHSLYLIYENDSNFDSRVDKYYTAGSRLAYYSKTFGLDSRANQILRYFGIFSLFHKDENLSSFSVNLSQEIYAPKDRFSPIPPANDHPYGGFLYAQFGAINKSSRFLEQFELSLGMVGKASLAQQTQNLIHKLTNNKLLAGWDTQLKNEFIFNLFCRISYRYAFSESLARYLDMMPQASFALGNAKIFAQLSLITRFGYNLSPHTLSLNQNSGFASAPIAYTPHISIYGFVGVGGRVVGRNIFLEGNSFAKHRTYRTSDLTLDSALNSSFDVERVIGEFIWGVALDYKCFHIGYSVIHRSKEFSTQDGFLTYGSIMLGVSF
- a CDS encoding energy transducer TonB, which encodes MKIFQFLRSQIKNPVFIGFICSSIVHLGILASIFGIFTSEDKIAQVGANTITMSLASFNTNSNQKKYSTPTKSKPPKPKHKHKKEKIPKKHKPKNPIPIQEEQEETKQDTTPQEEVVTQKDTPPSPIEQDTQSAPSSQTSEGSTQESLAYNEGVSDEFLGKIQEAIKKKHHYPRLARIREIQGIVTVEFILNTDGSIHALKVFHSNTGDILNQQALKTIQEAYKNFPLPPKQVRLKIPIEYTLTL
- the exbD gene encoding TonB system transport protein ExbD; protein product: MKIKRTEGLNIIPLIDVMLVLLAIVLSVSTFIAQGKIPINLPQADNVEQKMDEKKMVILISADNKIYIDDVEKSIDEVKEAINRIDDRQPIEVKSDKDAKFESFVKIIGIIKDKGHENFSISAQSN
- the exbB gene encoding TonB-system energizer ExbB, which codes for MEFLRVHIDLIIFCVLGFMSFLAVWFSIERFIYFVKINIDVFQNIDDLEESLTKNLTILYVIYSNAPYVGLLGTVVGIMITFYDMGMSGGMDAKTIMVGLSLALKATAFGLLVAIPTLVVYNFLLRRIDVILNRYKHTHLATTQATQTIKDTH